TATGCTGTCAAATCAAGTGGTTTCAGAGCTATTTCCTCGACCAAAAAGGCACTGTGCTCTCTCGAGGAACCCAACGCAAGCCGATCGTTCCGCATTGTTTGAGGATCTAAAGGGATATGGAAAGTTTACAGGACTCTGCTGGCTGCTCAGCCTTGAGCCACCTGTTGCTACTAAGCTGCCCATGCCTTCCATCgaagaaattattttatttgttgagtTTCTTTGAGCAAAAGGCAGTCAAGAACAGCTAGATCGCTTGATTGGCCGTTCCAAATTAAATGTGAATAAAATTGCAAAGATTAGCTAGTTAACTGTGGGCCAAAAAATAACCCTGTTTGGCATTTGGCCAGAAGGGGTCGACTTACTGCCAGTAACTTTGACTCTGTCCTCAAAGCTAAAACAGTCACTCCTTCACTAGTAAAACGTGTCCTTGGGGAATATGATTTATCAAGAGTCAAAGCAGTCCAGTAGGGAGTTAACAATGAAAAAGAAGCCATTACAGCGTCCACCTTAAAAATGGGGAAAATTGTTAAGGATACTGACATCTGGTTTGATTCAGCTGGGATTCTTGGTGCTTCACCTGATGGCATTGTCCACGAAGAAACTGTCCTGGAGGCAAAGTGTCCATATACTGAACGAAACCTAACAATAGCAGAGGCTTTAAATTCAACATCATTCTGccttaaaaaaattgaaagttggAAAGGTTACACCTTGAGAGAAGACTATGTGTGCTGGAATCAAGTCCAGGGAcaaatgtatttattttgtagaacgttttgtttttcattgCCTGGACTACAACATATGTAACAGTTATGAAAATAGAAAGGGATAACTCATGGTCTGCAAACATCTCACAATTAATTAAGTTTTATTGTGATTAAATTTTCCCCAAAATCGTGAAGGGAGAATTGTgagttattttatttgtaacctTCCATGTGACTGTATCTATGAAACGTTAAAGATTGACACgcaacaaaatccacattacagttatttggtattaaaagattcaccatgtcttactttgttgtgtggtaggtgcaaaatgtgtggaaatgggattaaaaactcttaaaagctcaaaaactaaaagttAATTGCCGCTATCACGAAACTGCAATcaatagattagaatctcttttcaAAGTGGGTCAAATGGGATGTACTTgaacaagatggtttctgtttatgcaactttcatgcaacctcatttgtcgaaacattttcacaaatatactttaccattcaataaaatcatgtctattgtgatggatttactaagCAGAGCTGCTTTAATTATCATAAGTgttcagctattctcagattagcccTGTAATTTAAAAGCCAGCTTGCCGTGTGAGGCTCGTAGATTAACACTCAGCCTTTGCTATATAAGCAAATGTGCTTCTGTGTTAAGGGAGaaaacaaagagcacagagcaaGTAATACAGACTATGAATGATAGAACTAAAGACTGAGAATTACATTCTTAATCTGCATTAAGAACAATgtggtaacattaacctatctctgtgcagctttgtgtatacatatatacaacttgaaattcttacatttacaagtgtaaatgtttgagtatttattattagtaattcatttcagcattacgcttgattgtaATGAATTGTATCTAATTGTTCTACCTTTTCATGCTTATAGAGATTGTGTAAATAAAGAGCCACTATTTACCAGACACCTTGCTTGTAACGATTACAgctgtgcatgagagctattactcattcggtataagacaacttgtacgcagaacccacttgcaagtggctagtcagtgctgacttccacaacattGATAGCAGCAGTGGGATATCTGTAATCCTGTTGCTACTGAAAGTTTAGCTGTACACACAACCTACATGTAGTAATTGTTAAACAGCTCTCCGGAAAGAGATGGCTCAAGGCGGAGACTCCAGAATGTCTACTAATCCATTCCTGCCGATCAGTAACCCATTCTTAGACGCGACTATTCCATTTACTGATACTGATGAGAAACAGCCAAAGCaagtcatgcactccgatacaTCAGTACATGTTGATGGGGTAACCTTCATCGATGATATGTACCAGAAAAATGTGTTGGAACTGCAGGACAGACAGGCTGCCAGCAATCGCATATCTTCGCCACCAGAAGAAGGACTCCACAATTTGGCATGTTTTACTGTCTGCACTCCCTGACCAACAGAGCAGCTGCATTCAACTAGATTGGTCGAGCCTGCTTTAGAGAAATGTAATAGCTGTTGGTCTACCCAAGATTTGTTGCGCACACTCACAAAACAACTAGACCAAGTCTCTAATAAAAAGGCTGAGCTTCCAAATTCTACACTCAGTGGTCAAGTGGATCGCAGGTTACCACAATCTGATGGGCATAGAGATGTAAACTTGTTTATACGTACAACAGTTTACTGAAATTTGTGAAGTAAGCCGATGGGATGACCGAGTCGCACTAATACATCTAAGATCTTGCTTAGAGCAAACAGCCAAAGAGTGTGGAAGAGCTGATCCAGTTGCTGACGTAAATAGGAAGCTGCTACAGATGTTCAAACTGTCTGTGTCTGAAGCAAAAGAACAGCTGCACTATTTACACCAATGAGCAGGAGAAGATTACCTATAATTGGGTAACAGAATAAAAAGGCTGTCGAAGTTATCATTTGATGGTCTTGGACGTGTTGTTGAGAATGAGATGGCCTTAGAACACTTCCAGCGAGCCATGGATGACCCTGCACTTTGGCGGAATCTGCTGCTGGTCATTATGCAGCAAAACATCATGAAATAGCTGGGCCTCAACCAGTACAACCATCAAGGACTAGAAGTTTTCCGAGAGTTACCCAAATAGATGAACTAATTGATACTAGCTGCAAAGCTGCAGAAGGCAACTCTGACAGCACTGAAACAGATTTGACTGAGGCTCTACTCTCTGTCATTGAAAATGGAAAAACAGACAGAGCTGATAAAAGATCAGGCTGCCCGTACTGCTGCCCTAAAGCAAAAGAGTGTTGACAAAACCAATGTCAAGCCTCATAGAGTCAGACGTTGCTTCACAAATGGAGACTCTTCCCACTTGATGAGGAGTTGTACAGTATGGAAGAAATGGTCCCCACCATCCACGAACcctaataaaaaaaactagcaAGGTTCACTCGCAAACTAGCAAAAAACTAGCAAGATTAGGGGTAAACTGGGAGGACCGGTGTCATATACCCGTTACAAAAAGCCAAATAAACTGGGCGGCAGAAGAAAAACGAGGGTGAACCAAGCAGACAGTCCTGGTGAGATTTCACAATTAAAACCAATCATTAGGAAATTTGATTTGCTTCCCTTGCCTCTTCATTGCTCTGGCGATGCTGCGAACCTTCCTGTAGATCAATCTAATTGCAGTACTAGGGTTGATGCAGAGCATCCTTGTATGAATTTTGCAGCCACTGTTTCTGCACTCTATATTCCAGGAAAAATTGAAGGCTGTTCAGTAAACTATTTAGTAAACAGTGAATGTACTTTCAACTTGCTGGCAAGGAGAATGTATgataggtatatacatgtatatataatatatgattgcGAGCATTTGAACACACGACAGGCACGCTGGCAGATGGATCTGGTTTGAGATTTGATGGACAGATGAAATTAGCTGGCCGATTAAGGTCAGAACCAATCGAATTAGATTTCGTGGCCGCTGATATTGAGCCAGATGCTATACTTGGAATGCCCTATTTAGTAAACCACAGTTCCTTAGTTAGTTGTTTAGACTCTACTGTTGTGATGAATGGCAAACACCTTAGATGCACCAACCAGCGTGATATAGATTTTGTTAGTAGAGTACAGGTCATTGCTAATGAATTTATTTCTGCTAGATCTGAACAGTTGATCATGTGTCAGTTGTTAAATAACATTTGTACCCCTGTTGGCATAGGGGAAGGCACAGGGGTTGCGGCTAAGCATCGCATAGCTATTGCTGCTGGTGCAAGTGAATGAGTGAGGAAAGGAAATTTTTTGTTAGATGCATTAATCCTGCAATGCAAGTATGTCATCTTAATGCTCGATCTAGTATAGGGCAGTGTGTCAGCTTGGAGAAGGAACAGATTTTCATCAGTTGATATGATAAATGGGGAACCCCAGGAATCTTGTGTCAGATGAAAATATTTCTGCTATTCCATCTCACTTGGAGAGCCTATATGAAGAGGCGACTGAAGCATGTTCTCAGCTTTCGCAATGCAAAGCAATTGCCAAGTTGTTGCATAGCTTCAGTGATGTCTTTTTGAAAGGTGACTCTGATCAAGGACTTACTTCTTTAATGAAACATTATATCTCTGTAAAGGCGATTTCAAAGCCAATTAAACAGACCCTAAGACATCTAGGGGTGGAGAAAGAAGCTGAGGTCAGCAAGCAAGTTCATGAGTTGCCAAAGCAAGGTCTTATTGCGCCTGCATATGGAGCATGGAGCTCTCCTGTTGTACTCTTAAAAAAGAAAGATGGCAGCTGAAGGTTTAGCATTGACGATCGCAGATTAAATGCTATTAAAGTTCATGATGCTCACCCCCTGCCTCATATAGATGAACGCTTGGAGGCTTTGGCTGGCAGCAAACTCTTCTCCACACTGGATCTCATGAGCAACTATTGGCAAATTCCGTTAGATGAAGATGCTAAAGATAAGTCGGCATTTTGCGCTAGAGAAGGCCTGTGGAGATGGAAAGTCTTGCCATTTGGTTTGACAGCAGCTTCGGCAACATTTCAACGAACGATGGAGCAAGTGTTACAAGGAATGCATTGGAAGACTCTGCTGCTGACAATGTGATAGTCATGGGTGACAGCTTTGAAAATCACTACCACAACCTTAAAGAGGTCCTACTTCGGCTTCGATTGACCAAACTCAAGCTTAAGCCATCTAAATGCCATTGTTTTCAAGAAGTGGCATATTTGGGACATGtagttagtaataataatgtcgCAACTGATTCAAAAAAAAATATCCGCTGTTGCTACTTGGCCATCTAGGAAGAATGTGACCGAGCTACAATCTTTGCTTGAGACTGTTGGTTACTATCGTCAGTTGTCCAGGACTTTGCCAACAAAGTCCGACTGCTGACAAAACTAACAAGTAAAACAGCCAAGTTTGAATGGACTGAGGAGTGCCATGCAGTTTTCAACTCATTGAAGCAATCGTTACTGATGGCACCAGTTCTGGGTTAGCCAAACCTAGCTCCTGATTATATCCTGGATGCATATGCTTCTCTTAATGGGGTTGGTGCAGTCTTGTCTCAAATCCAAGATGGCCAGGAATGGGTAATATCTTATTATAGTCATGCTTTGTCACCTGCTCAGCAAAAATATTGTGTGACTAGAAGAGAACTGTTAGCTGTTGTTAAAGCTGTTGCTCATTTTCGTTCAGGTAAAGAGTTTAAAATTCGTACTGATCATGCTTCACTTTTATGGCTATGCAGGAGTACTACGCCTTCTGCCCAAGTTGCAAGGTGGTTAGAGATCTTGAGCAAATTCACTTTTGCCATAGAGCATTGACCAGGGAGCAAACATGGAAACGCTGACGGATTATCAAAGAGGCCATGCCATGACTGCACAAAGTGTGACAGGGTCACTAAACAATGTGGAGGACCAAGCATGGGCCAAATTTAACATGAACTATCAAAGAGGTCACAAAATGAAAACCATGTGTGTACTAGGATTACTGGAGAGAAATTGATTGCACAAGAGTGTGTTGATGATTTATTGGAGGAAAATCGCATCCATCAAGTTGTTGGTACAGACTGTAAAGTATCAGCTAGGAGTGGACAAGAGTCCTCACAAGCTGCCAGCTTAATCGTAactatagatatagtaaaccttagattggcgaatagctatcattacaatggagcaaaagtaaGGCCTATAATTAGCTGTTGTTCTCACGACGTCACatcgcagtgatgtgcatcattGCAACAGAGCCTTCAGCTGAACAATGAGTTcagtagtgaaagcatgcttgtccaACTAGTTTGTAAGTCATAaacgttacaataagaccaaattcttggtgaaatgtcatcagagaagactacaacaccccaggtatgtgAACCAacaatacaaattttaaatacttggtaAACCTAACCTTTGCATGTGTACTATATCATTGATTCACGTTGTAAGAAACTACTAAAAACAAACCAACTACCAACTCAAATGAACTTACTTGTCTTATCATGGTCTCATAATAACGAACATACCTTTCTAGGATTATTCTGAATTGAAAGTGACGTGAATGAATGCTTGGGACTATCAAAAGAAAGAATGTctagactgattacaacaacaCATATTACAAACTTGTCTCTCAGCTGATAAGGTTGTAATCTAGCTTGGCATGATTGATCGAATGccttttttgtctcattccaagtaatgtaatgatattcattctactacatatatgtattgttaatgtttagaCTAAGAAAAAGTCAAGCCGCAGCTGGTACTGTGCCTAGGCCTATGGATGTTCAAGCAATCTTGAAAAATGCCCAGATCTGGTGTTTCATCGCTTTCCAAACGAAAAACGAGCTGAAACCCGTAATGCTTAGATAAAGGTGGTGCGAAGACAGGATTGGACTTCAACATCAAGCTCTGTATTATGCAGTGAACATGTTGAGAAAGACTGCTACATGATTCCACTAGGTATTGGAAGAAAACTAATGCTAAAATCTGACGCAATACCTTCAGTCAAACGCTGTGAAAATACAGACACCAACCATGAGAACAGAAAGCCTGCTGAAACGTGGAAGAACATCTCAGACAGCAGTCAGCACCATAATACCTGACCCTGAAAATACTACACCTGGTGATACTACTATCCATGATGATGAGCAACCTGCAGCTTCTAGCAATCAGGACACACCTACAGCCTCGACAACGAGCTGCCGATGCGGTGGTAGACCTAAACAGCCTGCTGTGACACAtctcaatattaaaaagaagaatCAAAACTCTACAGCAGAGATTGGATACACCTAGCTCTGATGAACTGTGTCAGGATCAGGTGCTTCCAAGTGACATTTCGACTATCTACAATGCTGTCAAGAATCAACAATTTCTGGATCCAGCTATAGTCAACCTTGGCAGTACAGAATTAGGAAAGCTTAGCACCATGCTCTCTTTAATGCAAATAAGAAAGGATCAAATGCTGGTAACTTGTATGCTTGTTGAGAAAAGATCTCGGGGGTGATACTTTGTCCTATGAACATGCGAACGCAGGTTGTGTGGAACACGCATACCCTTTCTCATGCCAGGATAATGTGGACTCTCTGGAGACTTAGACTGATATAGTACTAGCCTGGAATGACTTCTGATGTTCGACGTATAGTGAACAGCTGCGAAATATGCCAGTGAGCGAAGTCTGGAAGATTGCATCATTCTTCGAGTCATGGACATCTTTGGGTTGGCCGTCCTTGGCAAAAGGTTGCGAATGACCTAGTTGGACCGCTGCCTTTGACCCCTCAAAAAACATGGATTTTAGTGTTGACAGATCATTTTACTCATTGGCAGAATACTATACTTCTACCTGATGTTACCGCTCCTATAATCGCTGAGGCTTTAGATAGTCGTGTCTTTTGCTACTTCGAATTTCCCGAAAAACTTCATAGTGGCTGAGGAACACAGTTCGAAGGTGACCTTATGACAGAACTTTGCACCATTTGGAGGATCACTAAAACTAGGACAACTGCCTATCGTCCTCAATCTAATGGGGTGGTGGAGCATGGAAATATAACTTTGAGCGATTCTCTTTGCTATCTTTTACTTAGTCAGATGGAAGCTCAAGAAAACTGGGACATGCTACCACAGATTATGAGGGCCGTTAGAGCAACCCCACATGCAGCATCAGAGGAAACCGCGGACAATTTGATGCTAGGGCGAGAATGTAGGCTACCTGACCAGTTAATGGATGGTACACATGATGTTGATGAGTGAAGTGAATAGCCTCACATATGCAACATCAGTTAGATACTGCTTACTAGTTGATTCGCGCTCGACAAACACTACCTCCTAGATTAAATGATCAGGAAGATGCAATCTTCAAAGAAGGTGACCTGGTGTTAGTGCAAAACAAACAGAGATGAAAACGAATCCACCCAAAACTACTACCAAGGTTTAATGGGCCATACATTGTGAAGAAGGTACTTGACAACCGCACTTACAAAGTTGCTGGTCAAGGAACCGTCAATGAATGTCGTCTCAGGCTGTTTACACCAGCATCTGATCCAGCTGGACAACTAAGAAGGATCAGGGCCATATTGGGACTGAAGAGTCCAGCATCAGCAGATGCTGCACTCGATCAACATTTTGATGATCTCAACATGTTTGGGGAGCAACAAGTTCTGCCTCCTGAACGGCCAAGACGCGCCTTGAGAAAACCTCCTGACTTTCTGAAAAACTGACTTCCACAAcactattgtttttacgcgtctattttatcatcattgtaatgctgtcattttgagcactgatatctcaaaacctaccgtgaaaaccgtttaattttttaaccttaattTGAAGAAGTGCATATccttctctgataaacatgagaagCCTGCTGGTCACTTGCAATTGCCGAAAATCTCTGCAGCAGTGGTTCGCActgtttggcaagaagtatgggtcacatgatcagattacgactagacagttcgaccaagccgaaacaaaactgtaaagtaacgagcatttatatttggtaagggctctttggtaaaacctgaagtgtttgccataaactagtgttacgagaagatttatattgagccttttattggcttttcaattcacgtgagaacatcacatgtcaaaacattAACAAAATGGATTGATTACAtcaaagaaataaactgattccgatctatgGCGTtattgtgatggctgcgattaactgttcgtttttgagattttaagagcttgtgatcacatttccacatgttttgcacctacaacacagcagagtaagacctggtaaatcttttgataccaagtaactgtaatgtgatatttgttgcaagtaaacctttaaagacGTCGCCACATCATGGGGGAAAACAAAAACTCGAAATTAGTAGAATAGCAATGTTAACCAAATAAAAGTCAGTGAGTATAAAGACATAGACACTATTTACAAAACAAGGAATAATCCATTACAGGTTGAGTCTATCCGGAGGTTTTACAACTCTCCCGGCCCATGTCTGATGGGTATGTACACTCTGATGATGAGTATTAGAGGAGGTGAGTGCTGGCTGAGACTGATGGTTGAGACCGTTTGATCCACTACCCTCTTTGTGCTTTTGAGTGGGAGCCGCAGTCAGTGCATGCGGAGAACAACCGCTTCTTGAGGGAGGTGACCGCCCAACAGTCTTCTTTACTTAAAGAGTCTGCAACTGCAGAGGTGTAAAAGCAGGCACATCCGGCACTGGCAACTGCCAAGGTCCAATCTCTGTAAAGTTTTTTCTCCCAGGTTAAATGGTTACCTGACTGGTGCTTGCTTCAGTTCTAGTGTTCAGTGTAGGATGGGAGCTGTCTTCTCTTGATATACATATCTTCTCAGAAGGAGACGACTCAGTGGGGTTATCAACCTGCACTAGTTTTCTGTTCCTGTGCAGCATGGCTTCATTGTCAGTTTTCAACGCAACTTCTCTGCCAGAAGACGCCATCACAACGGCCCTCAACGTTTTGGCTGAGGGGTCATTGAGAACCACCCAAGTTCCGACAGGCATTTGGTCCCATTCAACGGCCCTGTGCCATTGATTGAAAGTATGAGCCTGCCTACCTCTGTGGTCAGCTTCATAAGCATGGAACTTCTTTACATCTACTGGACTGTTGACGAGATAGCCCATTGAATTCAGCCCTTTTCCCATGAGCAGCTGGGTCGGGTATAGCCATTCTGCAAAGGACTGTCGTTATAGCACATAATAGCAGATTCAATCTCAACATTTTTCGCCACAAGCTTTTTGAATGTTTGCACTCCTCTTTCTGCATGACCATTTGCTTGGGGGTTTCTAGCGGAACCGGTTCAATGAACAATATCTCATTTCTTTATCAGTTGAGCGAAATTTTCAGAAATAAACTGTAGACCAATGATCCTCACATTATCTGATACAATGATGTGAGGTACCCCTAATGTACATATAACCTTGTTGACAGTTCTACACAGATCTGCAGCAGTGGCTCGGGGAAAGTTTTCACCAACTATGAATAGGCTATGATTGTCACTAATAACTAAATACTCATTGCCTCTATTATCGCCTGTGCAGCGATCTATTGCAAGCTGCCACCAGGGTCTCTCAGGGAGAGGAGTAGGAATCAATGGCTCAGTGGGTACTTTCCTAAAGCAAAGGCATGTGTTGCAGTGGTTTACCATCGCTCTGATGTCCTCAGATATCCCTGGTTACCAAAGTACATTCTGGGTTTTTCTGAGGCAGCGGTTCTCCCCTAGATGCTCACTATGAATGTCCTGCAGAACTCTCTCTCGTTCGCTCAGGGAAATATACAATCTGATGTAATAAAACAGCAATCATCCAACAATAGTCAATTCCTTTTTGAACGAATTGTACTTTTTCAGACATTGAGGCAGATCATGGTAGTTTGGCCAACTCTTTTAAATATAGATCATCAATTGATTAGGTATGGGGTCTGTTGAGAGAGCAGTTTCGAGTAACTCTCTTCTGGTTCGAGATATCGAGAGCTTTTCC
Above is a window of Watersipora subatra chromosome 3, tzWatSuba1.1, whole genome shotgun sequence DNA encoding:
- the LOC137390581 gene encoding uncharacterized protein — its product is MGNPRNLVSDENISAIPSHLESLYEEATEACSQLSQCKAIAKLLHSFSDVFLKGDSDQGLTSLMKHYISVKAISKPIKQTLRHLGVEKEAEVSKQVHELPKQGLIAPAYGAWSSPVVLLKKKDGS